Proteins from a single region of Apium graveolens cultivar Ventura chromosome 7, ASM990537v1, whole genome shotgun sequence:
- the LOC141672512 gene encoding uncharacterized protein LOC141672512, whose protein sequence is MSSSAYSDALKGLGKAFKLPKKNAVGGSGSNASAEEGSQSNAVPNPEVEVHVNQSTPEHNVELDMGNEFDNLEDLGPIGEVPGADSGRRRKRLRTVGSKPPRAENYEAGSGSGAGKGKAVDVDSPDKDGPALEEKVARFMAGIPSQAQWSKMNESGFDATMKECSRLWGQLGGYMAGSASLAYNEIKGFRSSVAEKDAEISRLRDQIIEKDNSLSGLNKNLNEVTIRADNAEREVSDLKSELAELRRQMSAVRPEAEVIDVFKRSEEYDRALANAGAPEIARCWLVAERHIKTNPEADWDSFVSEFIKAKEDIELGLGEPEPFDGPCPSFIPPSAPDA, encoded by the exons ATGTCGTCCTCCGCTTATAGTGATGCTCTGAAGGGTTTGGGCAAGGCTTTCAAGTTGCCAAAAAAGAATGCTGTTGGTGGATCCGGATCGAACGCCTCGGCCGAGGAGGGGTCACAGAGCAATGCCGTTCCAAATCCGGAGGTTGAAGTTCATGTGAACCAATCCACTCCGGAGCATAATGTTGAGTTGGATATGGGTAATGAGTTTGACAATCTTGAGGATCTGGGTCCTATCGGGGAGGTTCCGGGTGCTGATTCTGGGCGGAGGAGGAAGAGGCTCCGGACTGTTGGGTCGAAACCTCCTAGGGCTGAAAATTATGAAGCTGGATCTGGGTCCGGGGCTGGCAAAGGGAAAGCAGTTGATGTTGATAGTCCGGATAAAGACGGTCCGGCGCTGGAGGAGAAGGTGGCTCGCTTCATGGCTGGGATTCCGAGTCAAGCTCAGTGGAGTAAGATGAATGAGTCCGGATTTGATGCCACTATGAAGGAGTGTTCCCGGCTCTGGGGTCAG CTTGGCGGATATATGGCCGGATCCGCCTCTCTTGCTTATAATGAGATTAAGGGTTTCCGGAGCTCTGTTGCTGAAAAGGATGCTGAGATTAGTCGGCTCCGGGACCAAATCATTGAGAAGGATAACTCTTTGTCCGGGTTGAACAAGAATCTGAATGAAGTGACTATCCGGGCTGATAACGCGGAGAGGGAGGTTTCTGATTTAAAATCCGAATTGGCAGAGCTCCGGAGGCAAATGTCTGCTGTTCGCCCGGAGGCTGAGGTTATCGATGTGTTTAAAAGATCTGAGGAGTACGATAGGGCCCTTGCCAATGCTGGTGCTCCGGAGATAGCTCGCTGCTGGCTGGTTGCTGAGCGACATATCAAGACTAATCCGGAGGCCGATTGGGATAGCTTCGTCTCCGAGTTTATCAAGGCTAAGGAAGACATTGAGCTTGGATTGGGGGAACCGGAGCCATTTGACGGCCCTTGTCCCAGTTTCATTCCTCCCAGTGCTCCGGACGCTTGA
- the LOC141671889 gene encoding equilibrative nucleotide transporter 3-like translates to MAASSETPVRLEGTLLAILVCWFLGLGSLVSWNSMLTIGDYYYALFPDYHPSRVLTLVYQPFALGTMALLAYNESKIDTRKRNIAGYILFCLSTFALIVLDLATSGKGGIGNYIGICVFVGAFGVADAHVQGGMVGDLSFMRPEFMQSFFAGLAASGALTSGLRLMTKAAFENSGDGLRKGTMLFLSIATFLEFLCIFLYALVFPKLPVVKYYRSKAASEGSTTVSSDLAAAGIHKQEIQQVEDNADSKKRLTNKELCFQNIDYLLDLFLIYVLTLSIFPGFLYENTGKHHLGSWYPLVLIAMYNVLDLIGRYVPMIDLIKLESRKGLMIAILSRFLLIPAFYFTAKYGDQGWMILLVSFLGLTNGYLTVCVMTVAPKGYKGPEQNALGNLLVLFLLGGIFAGVSLDWLWLINSGTEF, encoded by the exons ATGGCAGCTTCAAGTGAAACTCCAGTTAGGCTTGAG GGAACACTTCTTGCGATTCTTGTATGTTGGTTCCTTGGACTTGGGTCACTAGTTTCATGGAATAGCATGTTGACGATAGGAGACTACTACTATGCATTGTTTCCT GATTACCATCCATCAAGGGTACTTACACTCGTCTATCAACCATTTGCACTAGGAACAATGGCACTTCTTGCTTATAACGAGTCAAAGATCGATACTAGAAAACGTAATATAGCTGGATACATCCTCTTTTGTTTGAGTACTTTTGCACTTATAGTG TTGGATCTAGCTACATCAGGGAAAGGGGGTATTGGAAATTATATTGGTATTTGCgtttttgttggtgcttttggaGTAGCAGATGCTCATGTCCAAGGCGGAATGGTAGGGGACCTGTCTTTCATGCGGCCAGAGTTTATGCAG TCATTCTTTGCTGGTTTGGCTGCATCAGGAGCTCTCACCTCAGGTTTGAGGCTTATGACAAAAGCAGCTTTTGAAAATTCGGGAGACGGTCTTCGAAAGGGAACCA TGTTGTTTCTTTCTATAGCCACATTCTTAGAGTTCCTCTGCATATTTTTGTATGCTCTAGTTTTCCCTAAACTACCAGTGGTCAAATATTATCGCTCAAAAGCAGCGTCTGAAGGATCAACAACTGTTTCATCTGATCTTGCAGCTGCTGGCATCCACAAACAAGAAATTCAACAA GTTGAGGACAATGCTGATTCTAAAAAGAGGCTGACCAATAAAGAATTATGTTTTCAAAACATTGATTATTTATTGGACTTGTTTCTGATATATGTCCTAACATTGTCGATTTTCCCGGGGTTCTTATATGAAAACACTGGTAAACACCATTTGGGATCATG GTATCCACTTGTTCTAATAGCAATGTACAATGTGCTGGATTTAATTGGTAGATACGTTCCTATGATAGATTTGATCAAGTTGGAATCTCGGAAAGGCCTGATGATAGCAATATTATCCCGTTTCTTGCTCATCCCTGCATTTTATTTCACTGCAAAATATGGTGATCAGGGGTGGATGATTTTACTCGTATCGTTCCTCGGATTAACTAACGGTTACCTAACTGTATGTGTCATGACAGTAGCTCCTAAAGGTTACAAG GGTCCGGAGCAAAATGCACTAGGGAATCTGCTAGTGTTATTCCTTTTAGGTGGTATATTTGCAGGAGTTTCTCTCGACTGGTTGTGGCTAATTAATAGTGGCACCGAGTTTTGA